DNA from Malus sylvestris chromosome 11, drMalSylv7.2, whole genome shotgun sequence:
AAAGAGTACGCAAAAATTCatggttttcaatttcattgATATCCATGAAACATGGTTTTACACAAACAGGTTCCTTGAAACACAAACCGAGCACCTCCAATGGCTTTCATCGTCAGGTTTCAGGATGATGTTGAAATTGTGTGCAAGAGAAATCGAGGACAAAACTAACCCGGCGAGACATTGCTTAATCTCTCTTCTTTGCATCGTATCTGGTCCTCGACCATAGACCTGAAAACATCCAAGAGGTTGTCCAGCCCCTCAGGGCTGTCCCCTACTGCCTTGAGTGCATACACAATGCTCTCAATGGTGGAGAGAAATCCCGGCTTCGGCTGAAGCCTCACTTCACTGTACAAGCTCATCTTGTCCACATTCAACTTCAAGTGCGGCAAGAGTTTCAACCAGGGGTTTTCCCCATACATTCTCTTTGCCTTTGACCATGTTCCATCCAAAACAATCAGATTCTTCACCTTAATATCCATCGCCTCAAGGTCCCCGACACTGACTGCTTCTTCAGATGGAAATAAGAGTACAGATCCAGGAGGAATCTCTACCTCAAACTCCACATACTCATCCAACTCCACACTTCCCTTCACCGGCTGCTTTTGCAACTTCCGTACAACAAACCCCTCTGCTAGTGCACCACGCGCATCTGCGATGTCTAAAATCGTATCAAATTTCAGATCCTTGCAACAAGTTTGTGGCATCCAATTATGCGAAAGTGAGCTAATGACGCCATGCTTACCAATGGTAGCAGTTATAACAGGATCACCATTACCCATTTCGATACCTTCAACCGCATCAAAACCTACATCAGAATCCCCGGATAATGCATCCAACGCAGTAGAAGCAGAAACCTCATCGACATTGCATTGCCCATCTACGTGCCTACCATCAGTGAAATCTGCACTACTGAATTCATGTTCTTTCTCCAAAAAATCTACATCCCCTATTCGGTTTTGCGAACTACTCATATCACCTAAATCACTACCAAAATTGCATTTCTCACTATCAGTCAAACTACTATTGTTTTTCTCTTCTGCCAAATTTGCAGATAACCCAAATCCCaactttcccacattttctTCCCCTGGGCTGAACCCATCACAATACTCAAAACCCAGCTTCTGGGTCTCTCTACTTTCAACAACTTCATCAAAACCTAAACTTTTCAAACCATTCCGGTCCGAACCCATTTGAGAAACCGATTCCGGCGGCCGGATAACGAACCGGGATTCAAAATTCACATCAGAAACAGTAACTAAACTGAGATTCTTGAGGCCTAATCTAGCAATTCTAGCGGAATTAAGTGGGTGGTTCTTTTCTAAGCTGTGTTGAAGAATGGTCACACTTACAGTGTTATGGAGCCCCGGGTTCTGAATCCGAGTGCAGAGGCAGAGCCGGACCGGTTTGGAGCACG
Protein-coding regions in this window:
- the LOC126588176 gene encoding uncharacterized protein LOC126588176, with protein sequence MATRTHRRWFGSRTRNNNLCSLLQNPCFLPQTLKMVTTQAASKRPICPSCSKPVRLCLCTRIQNPGLHNTVSVTILQHSLEKNHPLNSARIARLGLKNLSLVTVSDVNFESRFVIRPPESVSQMGSDRNGLKSLGFDEVVESRETQKLGFEYCDGFSPGEENVGKLGFGLSANLAEEKNNSSLTDSEKCNFGSDLGDMSSSQNRIGDVDFLEKEHEFSSADFTDGRHVDGQCNVDEVSASTALDALSGDSDVGFDAVEGIEMGNGDPVITATIGKHGVISSLSHNWMPQTCCKDLKFDTILDIADARGALAEGFVVRKLQKQPVKGSVELDEYVEFEVEIPPGSVLLFPSEEAVSVGDLEAMDIKVKNLIVLDGTWSKAKRMYGENPWLKLLPHLKLNVDKMSLYSEVRLQPKPGFLSTIESIVYALKAVGDSPEGLDNLLDVFRSMVEDQIRCKEERLSNVSPG